The following DNA comes from Sphingomonas flavescens.
ATTCGTAACCCCGCGCCGCCGGCGTGTTCTGCACGTCGAGGAAACTGACCTGCTTGGTCTGCTTGTCCTGGATCGTCGTGCGCTCGGCGAGCGGATAAAGGTAGAAATCGCCAAGGCGTTCGCGGCTGGACGTTTCCGTGCCTGCGCTGTCCATCGACCGATCCGCATAATCGTAGCGGTTACGATTGCTGCCAACCGAGCCGGCCACCAGCATCGTCGATGCGTTGAGGTATGGCGTGCCGCTGTTGTTGGTCAGCGTGATCCAGCCCTGCACGTCCATCTTGCCGTTGGCCTCGTCGAACAAGGCAACGTAGTCGGCCGACCAGCTGAGTCCCGGCGTCAGGTAGGTAAGCGTGACGGGTCGTGAACCGCCACCGTCGGACTGCAACGTCACCGACAAGGTCGGTCGTGCGCGGAGCGTCGGCGGAACCTGGTCAAAGATCACGCGCGCCGGCAAGCCGTCGTCACGCAGCACTTCGATGCGGTCGCCAATCTGCATGACTACGCCGCCGTTGGCGGCGAGGATGCGCGCCCGCTCGCGGGTTTCCTGCCCATTGGCCGGATTGACCCGCACCAGCGTGACCGTCTGGCCAACGGCGTTCTGCATCAGCGCAGCAGGCGTCAGCAGATCGAAATCGAAATTCTGCTCGACGATGCCGATCCCGCGGCCACTGAGCGTCACGGTTTCCGGCTGGATCTGGGCGGAAACGTCGCGGAATTCTTGGCGGCTGCGACCCGCGGGCAGGTTGAGGATGCGCTTGTCTTCGACCAGCGCTCGATCGTTATTGTAAATGGTGACGGCGAGGTC
Coding sequences within:
- a CDS encoding DUF4139 domain-containing protein, translating into MRKLLLLATAFTAVPTFAQPAAIPMQNAQGDLAVTIYNNDRALVEDKRILNLPAGRSRQEFRDVSAQIQPETVTLSGRGIGIVEQNFDFDLLTPAALMQNAVGQTVTLVRVNPANGQETRERARILAANGGVVMQIGDRIEVLRDDGLPARVIFDQVPPTLRARPTLSVTLQSDGGGSRPVTLTYLTPGLSWSADYVALFDEANGKMDVQGWITLTNNSGTPYLNASTMLVAGSVGSNRNRYDYADRSMDSAGTETSSRERLGDFYLYPLAERTTIQDKQTKQVSFLDVQNTPAARGYEFRNGWLSTSDQPRSVNSVLRFSSSRNQGLGDALPAGTIRVYQRDARGNPQFVGEHQIGHTPMGSAIGLTTGQAFDIKVRPVVEERTKLGTGRWRTKMRYTVTNAGPRPVTVDVVQSGLWGDTRIAEESLKSERLTADDTRWRVSVPANGEAIVTATFDSRY